Sequence from the Hamadaea flava genome:
GCTCGCGGTGGGGGAGACCGAGCACCCGGAGATCTCCCGGATCACCATCGTCGTGGACGCGGAGACCCAGCCGCTGGAGCAGGTCACCAAGCAGCTCAACAAGCTGATCAACGTCCTGAAGATCGTGGAGCTGGAGCCGGCCGCCTCGGTGCAGCGCGAGCTGCTGCTGGTGAAGGTCCGCGCCGATCGGCCGATCCGGTCGCAGGTGCTGGAGACGGTGCAGCTGTTCCGGGCGCGCGTCGTGGACGTGGCCGCGGACGCCCTCACCATCGAGGCGACCGGGACCTCCGAGAAGCTCGACGCGCTGCTGCGCGACCTGGAGCCGTTCGGCATCAAGGAGATGGTGCAGTCGGGCCGGGTCGCCATCGGCCGCGGGTCGCGCTCCATCACCGCCGCGCCCGCGCTCCGATCCGCCGCCTGATCCGTTCTACATATTGAGACATCCCGTCCCACCGTACGGGCCAGTGACGGCCCGGCGGCAGGATGAGCAAGGTTTGCCCAGGAAGGAAGAGTTCAAGTGACCGAGGTTTTCTACGACGACGACGCCGACCTCTCGGTGATCGCCGGCCGCAAGGTCGCGGTGATCGGCTACGGCAGCCAGGGACACGCGCACGCGTTGTCGCTGCGTGACTCGGGCGTCGACGTCCGGGTGGGCCTGCCCGAGGGCTCGAAGAGCCGGGCCAAGGCCGAGGAGCAGGGTCTGCGGGTCGTCACCCCGTTCGAGGCGGCGGCCGAGGCCGACGTCATCATGATCCTCGCGCCGGACACCGCCCAGCGGAAGATCTACGCCGAGGCCATCGAGCCGAACCTGACCGCCGGCAAGGCGCTCTTCTTCGGGCACGGCCTCAACATCCGGTACGGCCTGATCAAGCCGCCCGCCGACGTCGACGTGGCGATGGTCGCGCCGAAGGGCCCGGGTCACCTGGTCCGGCGTCAGTACGTCGACGGCAAGGGCGTGCCGTGTCTGGTCGCCGTCGAGCAGGACCCCACCGGCGGTGCGCTCGCCCTGGCCCTGTCGTACGCCAAGGGCATCGGCGGCACCCGCGCCGGCGTCATCCAGACCACCTTCACCGAGGAGACCGAGACCGACCTCTTCGGCGAGCAGGCGGTCCTCTGCGGCGGCACGGCCGCCCTGGTGCAGACCGGCTTCGAGGTGCTGACCGAGGCGGGCTACTCGCCGGAGATCGCGTACTTCGAGTGCCTGCACGAGCTGAAGCTCATCGTGGACCTCATGTACGAGGGCGGCATCGCCCGGATGCGGTACAGCGTCTCGGACACCGCCGAGTACGGCGACGTGACCCGCGGCCCCCGCGTCATCAACTCCGCCGTCAAGGACGAGATGCGCAAGATCCTGGGTGAGATCCAGTCGGGCGAGTTCGCCCGCGAGTGGATCGCCGAGGACGACGCCGGCCGCCCGAACTTCACCAAGCTGCAGCAGCAGGGCGCGGACCACCCGATCGAGGAGGTCGGCAAGAAGCTGCGCGGAATGATGAGCTGGGTCGACCGGCCGATCACCGAGACCGCCTGAGTTTTTCCGCCAACAGCTGGAACCTTCAGGTAAGGACGGGCCACGCCGGGGCGATCCTCCGGAGCGTGGCCCGTTTTTTGTGCCCCGTTTTGACGTATTGCGTAACGCAGAGTTCATCCACTTGGCGCTCCCCGAAATCCCATGGGTGGGTGCTTTATCGTCCGTTCAGGTATCGTCCGGCCATGCGGTTGGAGTATTCGTACCGAACGGAGCGGTTCGGCGCCGTCCGAATCAGCCCGTTGCAGCGAGTCGTCGAGATCGATGGCTCCGCGGCCGACAACGAGGTCGAGCGGGTCCAAGGGGACGGCTCGACCCGGGTAGTCGGCCGGGACACGCTCCGGGGGATCGAGCGCGACATGGTCATCGTCGTCCCCTGCATGAACGAGCCGCGCCGGGTGATCGAGGGAGTTCTGGCGGGCATCCCGCACGACTGCCTCATCGTCCTCGTCTCGAACAGTGACCGGACCCCCGTGGACCGGTACGACATCGAGCTGCGCTCGCTGGAGGAGTACTGCCGGTTGGCCAACCGGCCGGCTCTGGCGGTGCATCAGCGCGATCCGGGGGTGGGCGCCGCGATGAAGGCGGCGGGCATGCCCGAGATCGTCGACGAGTCCGAAGGCGGCGTACGCCGAGGCAAGGGTGAAGCGATGATCCTCGCCATGGCGCTGGCCGCCATGAGCGGGCGTCGCTACATCGGTTACGTGGACGCCGACAACTACGTCCCCGGGTCGGTCCACGAGTACTGCAAGGTCTACGCGGCCGGTCTCGCGTTGGCCGACAGTCCTTACTCGATGGTCCGCATCGCGTGGGACTCCAAGCCGAAGGTCCGCGACGGGCGGCTGTTCTTCAGCAAGCGCGGGCGGACGTCGGAAGTCACCAACGACTTCCTCAATCGGCTGCTCGCCGAGTACTCCGGATTCGGCACCGACGCGATCGTCACCGGCAACGCCGGTGAGCACGCGCTCAGCCTGGAGCTCGGCCTGCGGATGCGGATGGCCGGCGGGTTCGCCGTCGAGCCGTTCCAATTCGTCGAACTGTTCGAACAGTTCGGCGGGGTGCTGCCGGACGCGTCACCGGTCCCGCCCGAGGTGGGCGTACCGATGTTGCAGATCGGCACGTGCAATCCGCATTTCCACGACAACAAGGGCGACGAGCACGTCCAGTCGATGCGCTTCCAGGCGCTCAACGTGCTCTACCACTCCCCGGTCTGCCCGCCCTCCCTGCGTACGGAGATCTTGGATTTCCTGATCCTGCAGGGGGCGCTGGAGCCCGGTCAGGAGCCGCTGCGGGAACGCGTCTACCCGCCGGTCGGCACCCTCGCCCTGGATCGCCTCTACGACGTGCTCGCCGGTGAGGCGACGTCGTTCCGTCAGTTCGGTCACAAGGTGACCGCTGTGACACCGCGCACGGTCGTGCCGATCGAGCGGGGTGTCGTGCACGACACGGTTCGGGAGACATCGGTGCTCGCATAGGCCGTTGCCCGCCCGGGACGCGCCCGATAGCGTCCCGGACGGGGTGACGTGATGACCGTCACGCCGTGCCAGCCCAGCGCCGGATGCCCCATAAGCCGTACGATTCGCCTGGTAGAGCCCGAGCGCGGCGTTGCGTTCCGGCGGTCCTCCCCACCACGGAGCGGCCGTCTGCGGCGTGCCACCAGCACACGTCATGTCGCGGGCCGGTTTCTCTTTTCTGCCCTGGCCCGTCCGGCCTGGATCACAAGAATCCCGTGAGGCAACAGTGACTCCCGTCGTTCTCATCGCCGAAGAGCTCGCTCCTGCGGCCCTCGACGTCCTCGCCCACGACTTCGACGTCCGGCACGTCGACGGCACCGACCGCCCGGCCCTGCTCGCCGCGCTCGCCGAAGCCGACGCCGTGATCGTCCGAAGCGCCACCAAGATCGACGCCGAGGCGATCGCCGCCGGTTCCCGGCTCAAGGTCGTGGCCCGTGCCGGTGTCGGCCTGGACAATGTCGACTCCGCCGCCGCCACCGCCCGAGGCGTCATGGTGGTCAACGCGCCGACCTCCAACATCGTCTCCGCCGCCGAGCAGGCCGTCGCGCTGTTGCTCGCCGTCGCCCGGCACACCGCCGTCGCGAGCGCCTCGCTCAAGAAGGGCGAGTGGAAGCGCTCGAAGTTCACCGGCGTCGAGATCCAGGGCAAGACGGTCGGCGTCGTCGGCCTCGGCCGGATCGGCGTGCTTTTCGCGCAGCGGATGGCCGCGTTCGGTACCCGGCTCATCGCGTACGACCCCTACGTCCAGCCGGCCCGCGCCGCTCAGCTCGGCGTCCGCCTGGTCGGCCTGGAGGAGCTGCTCCGCGAGTCCGACTTCATCTCGGTCCACCTGCCGAAGACCCCGGAGACGCTCGGCCTCATCGGCGTCAACGAGCTCAAGATGGTCAAGCCCGGCGTACGCATCGTCAACGCCGCCCGCGGTGGGCTGATCGACGAGGCCGCCCTGGCCGACGCGGTCGCCGACGGTCGGGTCGCCGGCGTGGGCCTGGACGTCTTCGCCAAGGAGCCGTGCACCGACTCGCCGCTGTTCGCCTTCGACAACGTCGTGGCCGTCCCGCACCTGGGCGCGTCCACCGCCGAGGCGCAGGACAAGGCGGGCCTGGCCGTCGCCAAGAGCGTGAAGCTCGCGCTCCAGGGCGAGTTCGTGCCGGACGCCGTCAACGTCCAGGCCGGCGGGGTCGTGGCCGAGGCGGTCCGCCCGCTGCTGCCGCTCGCCGAGAAGCTCGGCAAGGTCTTCACCGCCGTCGCCGGCGGAGTCGCCGCCAGCGTGACGGTCGACGTCCGCGGCGAGATCATCGCCAACGACGTGTCGGTCCTCAAGCTCGCCGCGACCAAGGGCCTCTTCGGCGCCGTCGTCGAGGAGCAGGTCACCTACGTCAACGCGCCGCTGCTCGCGGCGGACCGCGGCGTCGAGGTCGAGCTGGTCACCTCGGCCGAGGTCGTGGGCCACAAGAATCTCGTGACGGTACGCGGAGCGAAGCCGAACGGTCGCGTCGTCACCGTCTCGGGCACGGTGGTGTCGAACGGCTTCCGCGACCAGGTGAAGCTGACCGCGGTCGACGACTTCGACCTGGAGCTGGACGCCGAGGGCGTGCTCCTCTTCTTCCGGTACGCCGACCGCCCCGGCATCGTCGGCACGATCGGCACCTTCCTCGGCCAGGCCGGGGTCAACATCGCCTCGATGCAGGTCTCCCGGCGGGCGGCCGGCGGTGAGGCGCTGATGACCCTGACGGTCGACAGTGGAATCGGTGCCGAGCTGCTCCAGCAGGCGGCCGCGTCGATCGGCGCGACTGCGGCGGCGGCGGTTGACCTCACCGAAGAGTGACCGGATGCTTGCTTTGCGTTGCGATGCCCGTTAACCTGCTGAAGTCCCCAGTGGACTTCGGGTCCGTCTTCGGGTGACGCGACCCGCATGTGCTCAAAACCGATGGCCGGGACGATTGCCGCGTCCCGGCCATCGGCGCACCCACCCCCAGTTGGCCCCGCGCCCACCCCCTTCCGCGCGATCATGAACCTATGGTCGTGATCGACCGGCGTGTCGCGTCCCGAGCGCCCTGATCGATCCCGCATGGGACTGATCAACTTGCCGCATCGAGATCAAGTGCCTGCAGCCCGCTGCGGCGGGTGAGAGCTAGCGAGCGGCGGCGTAGGTCGCCGAATGCAGCGCACGAGCCCTGGCCACGACCTCGCCGATCGGCTCCCGGAACTGGATCGCCGGGATGGCCAGCGCACCCTGAAGATGGCGAGCCTGCCAGCGCCGCCACGGCTTCGGCCGCGCCCGGCCCAATACGCCGTCCGCATCCCGAAGCCGGAACGAGAGCGACATCCCGTGGCCGAAGTCGACCCGTTCCACTTCGGCCCAGCCGAAGGTCAGCCCGAGGTGTGGGATGGTCACGCCGTCGGCGTCCATAGCGACGAGTGCGCCTCGTCCCCGTGGGGTGATCGCGGCCGCCGCGACATGAATCCCGCCGAGGCAGATTCCGAACGCCACCACGGTGCCCTTGGCCCAGGGCGCGAGTGCGGTCAGCACGGCGGGCGCGTCCTCGGCCACGACCTCGTCGACGCCATGGAGCAGGAACACCGTCATGGCGACGGTGAAGGCGCCCCACGTGACGGGGGCGAGATCGAAGCCGGGAAGGAACAGTCGTCGATGGGCGACGAACGGTTCGCTCGACGGCCGGTGTATCGCGTTGATCAGCGCCTCGGTGTTCACGCGCTCGACCTGCTCGATGTTGCGTCCGCTGAAGCCGTACCAGAACGCCCAGGTCACCATGACGACCAGGAAGGACAGGTACCAGGCGAGGATGAGGAGATCGA
This genomic interval carries:
- the ilvN gene encoding acetolactate synthase small subunit; protein product: MATKHTLSVLVENKPGVLARVSGLFSRRGFNIDSLAVGETEHPEISRITIVVDAETQPLEQVTKQLNKLINVLKIVELEPAASVQRELLLVKVRADRPIRSQVLETVQLFRARVVDVAADALTIEATGTSEKLDALLRDLEPFGIKEMVQSGRVAIGRGSRSITAAPALRSAA
- the ilvC gene encoding ketol-acid reductoisomerase, producing MTEVFYDDDADLSVIAGRKVAVIGYGSQGHAHALSLRDSGVDVRVGLPEGSKSRAKAEEQGLRVVTPFEAAAEADVIMILAPDTAQRKIYAEAIEPNLTAGKALFFGHGLNIRYGLIKPPADVDVAMVAPKGPGHLVRRQYVDGKGVPCLVAVEQDPTGGALALALSYAKGIGGTRAGVIQTTFTEETETDLFGEQAVLCGGTAALVQTGFEVLTEAGYSPEIAYFECLHELKLIVDLMYEGGIARMRYSVSDTAEYGDVTRGPRVINSAVKDEMRKILGEIQSGEFAREWIAEDDAGRPNFTKLQQQGADHPIEEVGKKLRGMMSWVDRPITETA
- the mpgS gene encoding mannosyl-3-phosphoglycerate synthase, whose protein sequence is MRLEYSYRTERFGAVRISPLQRVVEIDGSAADNEVERVQGDGSTRVVGRDTLRGIERDMVIVVPCMNEPRRVIEGVLAGIPHDCLIVLVSNSDRTPVDRYDIELRSLEEYCRLANRPALAVHQRDPGVGAAMKAAGMPEIVDESEGGVRRGKGEAMILAMALAAMSGRRYIGYVDADNYVPGSVHEYCKVYAAGLALADSPYSMVRIAWDSKPKVRDGRLFFSKRGRTSEVTNDFLNRLLAEYSGFGTDAIVTGNAGEHALSLELGLRMRMAGGFAVEPFQFVELFEQFGGVLPDASPVPPEVGVPMLQIGTCNPHFHDNKGDEHVQSMRFQALNVLYHSPVCPPSLRTEILDFLILQGALEPGQEPLRERVYPPVGTLALDRLYDVLAGEATSFRQFGHKVTAVTPRTVVPIERGVVHDTVRETSVLA
- the serA gene encoding phosphoglycerate dehydrogenase, which produces MTPVVLIAEELAPAALDVLAHDFDVRHVDGTDRPALLAALAEADAVIVRSATKIDAEAIAAGSRLKVVARAGVGLDNVDSAAATARGVMVVNAPTSNIVSAAEQAVALLLAVARHTAVASASLKKGEWKRSKFTGVEIQGKTVGVVGLGRIGVLFAQRMAAFGTRLIAYDPYVQPARAAQLGVRLVGLEELLRESDFISVHLPKTPETLGLIGVNELKMVKPGVRIVNAARGGLIDEAALADAVADGRVAGVGLDVFAKEPCTDSPLFAFDNVVAVPHLGASTAEAQDKAGLAVAKSVKLALQGEFVPDAVNVQAGGVVAEAVRPLLPLAEKLGKVFTAVAGGVAASVTVDVRGEIIANDVSVLKLAATKGLFGAVVEEQVTYVNAPLLAADRGVEVELVTSAEVVGHKNLVTVRGAKPNGRVVTVSGTVVSNGFRDQVKLTAVDDFDLELDAEGVLLFFRYADRPGIVGTIGTFLGQAGVNIASMQVSRRAAGGEALMTLTVDSGIGAELLQQAAASIGATAAAAVDLTEE